Proteins found in one Miscanthus floridulus cultivar M001 chromosome 4, ASM1932011v1, whole genome shotgun sequence genomic segment:
- the LOC136551526 gene encoding protein NEDD1-like isoform X1 has product MGFVDPAAPLLATCGGDTVKLFDVTVETGDPCVLAYTPAPAHPVNAVKWNHTNLIVASAGDDKRISLWHKKAQNVGQLPTSTVDRGDDIEECIYSISFSNKGSRYLCSGGSGHIVRIWDLQRKRCIKWLSGHTDTITGVMYNCKDEHLASISMKGDLILHNLASGARAAELSDPNGQVLRVLDYSRNSRHLLVTAGDDGSVHLWDTTAKSPKVSWLKQHSAPTSGVCISPSSDKTIATVGLDKKLYTLDSGSRRPTQTIPHEAPFSSLAYNDDGTILAAGTNSGRVVFYDVRGKPKPLTILRAYNTSEAVTGLCWQRSKPVVVNENSSSEVALLGGTSEESVLMPDPLPSATPTNLGSGVATTSLRSSLTANTSGYLSTSNSSTMEETPYRTRPLSGGPLSKLQAPRSNYNLKDDMDVFSPLVDVQPFTPSSGNWWDEHGSDDTKKDDKQGEKKFSATRKYSYMEGNDEPHPIADWRSTANSRQDSISSVTTTSMPSWKSELSVSSPEIATGNALPDRLTQRQQISRFGSSVFPTGGLAFTALQDSASAPSHSLKGSLTSNILMNLQNKGILSNAHSSLDASSPNLQSSLPSSYVSKTMPSVIPDQPGAAQSTSMWRPTTYTDRMSSSSVFSDGLASAFGSPKSKKTGAERKDEMLSSILSRQEAAAASSSAIPLPSNGVVPPQLANTGSSSDQHGTSSFSLQYVQRMLEESLGSVQKSIHEDVRNLHIELLRQFHMQEMEMSGVLNLVMEKVEGLTKEVQQLRRENQQLRQQLL; this is encoded by the exons ATCTTATTGTAGCAAGCGCTGGGGATGATAAAAGGATCTCATTGTGGCATAAAAAGGCTCAAAATGTAGGACAACTACCAACATCAACTGTTGACCGTGGTGATGACATAGAG GAGTGCATTTATTCTATCAGTTTTAGCAACAAAGGTTCTCGATATCTCTGTTCTGGTGGAAGCGGCCATATTGTTAGGATATGGGATTTGCAGCGGAAGAGATGTATCAAATGGCTAAGCGGTCACACTGACACAATTACTGGCGTAATGTATAACTGCAAAGATGAACATTTGGCATCGATCAGCATGAAGGGGGATCTGattcttcataatcttgcttCTGGAGCACGTGCTGCTGAACTTAGCGATCCAAACGGACAG GTTCTGAGAGTGCTTGATTATTCACGAAATAGTAGGCATTTGTTGGTGACAGCTGGAGATGATGGTTCTGTGCATCTTTGGGATACAACTGCAAAGTCTCCTAAG GTTTCATGGCTGAAGCAACATTCTGCACCCACAAGTGGTGTTTGTATTTCACCATCCAGCGATAAG ACAATTGCTACAGTGGGCCTTGACAAGAAGTTATACACATTAGATTCAGGGTCAAGACGGCCAACACAAACTATTCCTCATGAGGCTCCATTCTCCTCATTGGCATATAATGATGATGGTACTATATTAGCAGCGGGCACAAATAGTGGacgtgtggtgttctatgatgttCGAGGAAAACCAAAGCCATTGACCATCCTTCGTGCATATAATACCTCTGAG GCTGTGACAGGTTTATGCTGGCAACGGTCGAAGCCTGTCGTTGTTAATGAGAACAGTTCTTCTGAAGTTGCTCTTCTTGGGGGAACTAGTGAAGAGTCTGTTCTTATGCCAGATCCCTTGCCTTCAGCAACACCTACAAATCTTGGTTCTGGAGTGGCCACTACAAGTCTTCGCTCTTCTTTGACAGCAAACACAAGTGGCTATCTTTCGACCTCAAATTCTTCTACTATGGAGGAAACTCCATATAGAACTCGTCCGCTGTCTGGTGGACCGTTATCAAAGCTACAGGCTCCTCGTAGTAACTATAATCTGAAGGATGATATGGATGTATTTTCTCCACTTGTTGATGTCCAGCCTTTCACACCATCTAGTGGCAACTGGTGGGATGAGCATGGAAGTGATGATACAAAAAAAGATGATAAACAAGGAGAAAAGAAATTTTCAGCAACCCGGAAGTATTCGTATATGGAAGGCAATGATGAGCCACATCCGATTGCAGATTGGCGGTCTACTGCAAATTCAAGACAG GATAGCATCTCATCTGTGACTACTACATCCATGCCATCATGGAAGAGTGAACTATCTGTATCTTCACCAGAGATAGCAACTGGAAATGCATTACCAGACAGGCTAACTCAACGTCAACAGATCTCACGCTTTGGGTCTTCAGTCTTTCCAACTGGTGGCTTGGCATTTACAGCCTTACAAGATTCAGCTTCAGCACCCAGTCACTCACTGAAGGGTTCTCTTACAAGTAACATTTTAATGAATCTACAAAACAAGGGCATCTTGAGCAATGCACACTCTTCCCTGGACGCATCCTCTCCTAATCTTCAGAGTTCACTTCCCTCATCATATGTTTCAAAAACTATGCCATCTGTGATTCCTGATCAACCAGGAGCAGCACAATCCACTTCTATGTGGAGACCCACAACATATACTGATAGAATGAGCTCATCATCTGTTTTTAGTGATGGATTAGCTTCAgcatttggttcaccaaaatcaAAGAAGACAGGAGCAGAAAGAAAAGATGAGATGCTCAGTAGCATTTTGTCAAGACAAGAAGCAGCAGCTGCCTCTTCATCTGCAATCCCTCTACCAAGCAAT GGGGTAGTGCCACCACAACTGGCGAACACAGGTTCTTCATCTGATCAACACGGCACTTCTTCCTTCTCACTTCAGTATGTGCAGCGCATGCTTGAAGAATCTCTTGGGTCTGTCCAGAAGTCCATCCATGAGGATGTGAGAAATCTCCACATTGAACTCTTAAGACAGTTTCACATGCAGGAG ATGGAAATGTCAGGCGTGCTGAACTTGGTCATGGAAAAGGTGGAAGGCCTGACAAAAGAAGTGCAGCAACTAAGAAGGGAGAACCAACAGCTCCGGCAGCAACTTCTCTAA
- the LOC136551526 gene encoding protein NEDD1-like isoform X2: MYNCKDEHLASISMKGDLILHNLASGARAAELSDPNGQVLRVLDYSRNSRHLLVTAGDDGSVHLWDTTAKSPKVSWLKQHSAPTSGVCISPSSDKTIATVGLDKKLYTLDSGSRRPTQTIPHEAPFSSLAYNDDGTILAAGTNSGRVVFYDVRGKPKPLTILRAYNTSEAVTGLCWQRSKPVVVNENSSSEVALLGGTSEESVLMPDPLPSATPTNLGSGVATTSLRSSLTANTSGYLSTSNSSTMEETPYRTRPLSGGPLSKLQAPRSNYNLKDDMDVFSPLVDVQPFTPSSGNWWDEHGSDDTKKDDKQGEKKFSATRKYSYMEGNDEPHPIADWRSTANSRQDSISSVTTTSMPSWKSELSVSSPEIATGNALPDRLTQRQQISRFGSSVFPTGGLAFTALQDSASAPSHSLKGSLTSNILMNLQNKGILSNAHSSLDASSPNLQSSLPSSYVSKTMPSVIPDQPGAAQSTSMWRPTTYTDRMSSSSVFSDGLASAFGSPKSKKTGAERKDEMLSSILSRQEAAAASSSAIPLPSNGVVPPQLANTGSSSDQHGTSSFSLQYVQRMLEESLGSVQKSIHEDVRNLHIELLRQFHMQEMEMSGVLNLVMEKVEGLTKEVQQLRRENQQLRQQLL; this comes from the exons ATGTATAACTGCAAAGATGAACATTTGGCATCGATCAGCATGAAGGGGGATCTGattcttcataatcttgcttCTGGAGCACGTGCTGCTGAACTTAGCGATCCAAACGGACAG GTTCTGAGAGTGCTTGATTATTCACGAAATAGTAGGCATTTGTTGGTGACAGCTGGAGATGATGGTTCTGTGCATCTTTGGGATACAACTGCAAAGTCTCCTAAG GTTTCATGGCTGAAGCAACATTCTGCACCCACAAGTGGTGTTTGTATTTCACCATCCAGCGATAAG ACAATTGCTACAGTGGGCCTTGACAAGAAGTTATACACATTAGATTCAGGGTCAAGACGGCCAACACAAACTATTCCTCATGAGGCTCCATTCTCCTCATTGGCATATAATGATGATGGTACTATATTAGCAGCGGGCACAAATAGTGGacgtgtggtgttctatgatgttCGAGGAAAACCAAAGCCATTGACCATCCTTCGTGCATATAATACCTCTGAG GCTGTGACAGGTTTATGCTGGCAACGGTCGAAGCCTGTCGTTGTTAATGAGAACAGTTCTTCTGAAGTTGCTCTTCTTGGGGGAACTAGTGAAGAGTCTGTTCTTATGCCAGATCCCTTGCCTTCAGCAACACCTACAAATCTTGGTTCTGGAGTGGCCACTACAAGTCTTCGCTCTTCTTTGACAGCAAACACAAGTGGCTATCTTTCGACCTCAAATTCTTCTACTATGGAGGAAACTCCATATAGAACTCGTCCGCTGTCTGGTGGACCGTTATCAAAGCTACAGGCTCCTCGTAGTAACTATAATCTGAAGGATGATATGGATGTATTTTCTCCACTTGTTGATGTCCAGCCTTTCACACCATCTAGTGGCAACTGGTGGGATGAGCATGGAAGTGATGATACAAAAAAAGATGATAAACAAGGAGAAAAGAAATTTTCAGCAACCCGGAAGTATTCGTATATGGAAGGCAATGATGAGCCACATCCGATTGCAGATTGGCGGTCTACTGCAAATTCAAGACAG GATAGCATCTCATCTGTGACTACTACATCCATGCCATCATGGAAGAGTGAACTATCTGTATCTTCACCAGAGATAGCAACTGGAAATGCATTACCAGACAGGCTAACTCAACGTCAACAGATCTCACGCTTTGGGTCTTCAGTCTTTCCAACTGGTGGCTTGGCATTTACAGCCTTACAAGATTCAGCTTCAGCACCCAGTCACTCACTGAAGGGTTCTCTTACAAGTAACATTTTAATGAATCTACAAAACAAGGGCATCTTGAGCAATGCACACTCTTCCCTGGACGCATCCTCTCCTAATCTTCAGAGTTCACTTCCCTCATCATATGTTTCAAAAACTATGCCATCTGTGATTCCTGATCAACCAGGAGCAGCACAATCCACTTCTATGTGGAGACCCACAACATATACTGATAGAATGAGCTCATCATCTGTTTTTAGTGATGGATTAGCTTCAgcatttggttcaccaaaatcaAAGAAGACAGGAGCAGAAAGAAAAGATGAGATGCTCAGTAGCATTTTGTCAAGACAAGAAGCAGCAGCTGCCTCTTCATCTGCAATCCCTCTACCAAGCAAT GGGGTAGTGCCACCACAACTGGCGAACACAGGTTCTTCATCTGATCAACACGGCACTTCTTCCTTCTCACTTCAGTATGTGCAGCGCATGCTTGAAGAATCTCTTGGGTCTGTCCAGAAGTCCATCCATGAGGATGTGAGAAATCTCCACATTGAACTCTTAAGACAGTTTCACATGCAGGAG ATGGAAATGTCAGGCGTGCTGAACTTGGTCATGGAAAAGGTGGAAGGCCTGACAAAAGAAGTGCAGCAACTAAGAAGGGAGAACCAACAGCTCCGGCAGCAACTTCTCTAA